A genomic window from Salvelinus fontinalis isolate EN_2023a unplaced genomic scaffold, ASM2944872v1 scaffold_0170, whole genome shotgun sequence includes:
- the LOC129844075 gene encoding stonustoxin subunit beta-like, which translates to MCVSLQSYKSLSSISVSSDLPSIVVRPLQYFGDVSKSVSELREKLEDFLKGEWTKISTTVNIVDVVLPPEPKTREQLLQYSCQLTLDPNTAHTLLSLSEGNRKVKRTGQVQPYPDHPDRFTNNYCQVLCREGLSGRCYWEVEWTGEWVKTAVSYKDISRTGTDSGFGHNNKSWSLKYYSGGYCFRHNHVETKVSGPQSSRVGVYLDHKAGTLSFYSVSDTMTLLHRVQTTFTQPLYPGFHLNGTAKLIKL; encoded by the exons atgtgtgtctctctccagagTTACAAGTCTCTCTCCAGTATCAGTGTATCTTCAGACTTACCCAGCATCGTTGTCCGTCCTCTTCAGTACTTTGGAGATGTGAGTAAGTCTGTgtctgaactgagagagaaactaGAAGACTTCCTTAAAGGAGAATGGACCAAGATCTCCACTACAG tgaATATAGTGGATGTTGTACTGCCTCCAGAGCCCAAGACCAGAGAACAGTTGTTACAAT ATTCCTGTCAGctcacactggacccaaacacagcacacacactcctctctctgtctgaagggAACAGAAAGGTGAAACGTACAGGCCAAGTCCAACCATATCCTGACCATCCAGACAGATTCACCAACAACTACTGTCAGGttctgtgtagagagggtctgtctggacgctgttactgggaggtggaGTGGACTGGGGAGTGGGTTAAAACAGCAGTCTCATATAAAGACATCAGCagaacagggacagatagtggATTTGGACACAATAACAAGTCCTGGAGTTTAAAGTACTATAGTGGTGGTTATTGTTTCAGACACAATCATGTTGAGACTAAAGTATCAGGCCCTCAGTCCTCCAGAGTAGGAGTGTACCTGGATCACAAGGCAGGTACTCTGTCCTTCTACAGTGTCTCTGACACAATGACCCTCCTCCACAGAGTCCAGACCACATTCACTCAGCCCCTCTATCCTGGGTTTCATCTCAATGGTACTGCTAAGCTgattaaactgtag